Proteins from a single region of Punica granatum isolate Tunisia-2019 chromosome 8, ASM765513v2, whole genome shotgun sequence:
- the LOC116188341 gene encoding sm-like protein LSM2 codes for MLFFSYFKDLVGREVTVELKNDLAIRGTLHSVDQYLNIKLENTRVVDQDKYPHMLSVRNCFIRGSVVRYVQLPPDGVDIELLHDATRREARGG; via the exons ATG TTGTTCTTCTCGTACTTCAAGGATTTGGTGGGCAGAGAAGTGACGGTGGAGCTGAAGAATGACTTGGCCATCAGAGGGACGCTCCACTCCGTCGACCAGTACCTCAACATCAAGCTGGAGAATACCAGGGTTGTCGACCAAGACAAGTATCCTCACATG CTTTCGGTGAGGAACTGTTTCATCCGAGGGTCCGTGGTTAGGTACGTACAGTTACCTCCCGATGGAGTGGACATTGAATTGCTCCACGATGCCACAAGAAGAGAAGCTAGAGGtggttga